In the genome of Dysgonomonadaceae bacterium zrk40, the window AGCAACACATCCGCTTCCGCATCAGCTCTGACGTTTTCCGGATACCCGAAAGAAACGTTCACGATCGGCGTCCTTCCGACTTGTCCGCTCAGGTGTCGGTGCGTATGCCCAAACAGCCACAAGTCGGGGCTATGCCGCAAAATCCATCCGTCCAGACCGGAAGCGAAACAAGGCGTCAGATCATCGACAGGTCCAGCCACACATGGACTGGGCGCATGATGGCCGACGATGACGGTACGACCGTCAAAAGGCTCCTGGATTTTTCGCGTCAACCATTCGAGATGGTCCGCATGAACTCCGATCGTATCATCCGGGTGCACCATTCTCCCGTCGATCCGGATCCGATCATAATCGGTCATACGATAGCTCGCCTGCCGGATTGCGGCTCCACGATCCCCGGTCAGACAGAAATCTGTCCAAAGCGTGCAGCAAAGGAAACGAACACCACCGAGCTCCAGCGCCTCCTTCTGGATAAAGCGCATCCCGGCATCTTCCACGAATGACTTCAGCCGCTCGTCACCATCGAGTTGCCACTGATAATAGTCGTGGTTGCCTGGCAGGATGAATACCTTTGCCGGATTAATCAGACGTGACAGCTGCTCCAGACCCCTTGGCCAGTTCTGCGATGGGTTGTTCGCGAGATCCCCCGCCAAAACAAGAGCGTCAAGCCCATCGAAAATCGACCTAAACGTCGCAAAAGGATCGCGATAGCTTCGCCACCAGAAGTCCAAGTGCCAATCGGCTGTAACGAGTATTCGCATCATGAGCGCTCTGGTTCGGTATTGCCATTTCGCGTGGTTGCTGCCTGATTAGCACTCGGACGATCGGATCGCTATCGCGTAACACGCAAACCTGCCAGGCGGGAAGCCGGTCGATTTCTGCATACTGTTGTTCAGAATGGCTGCCTTCGGCAGACCTTGCGATTTCACCCTGCAAATTGGCAACCGCCTCGATTCGAGGAATTATCCAGTTTTCTGTTGCTCGCGTACCTGCGAGGCCTTGAGCCAGCCCGAAGCCAGGCGAGCACTGTCGGCGCCGGCCCGATGGGGCACACGCATGCGCTCGAGCTTTTCGTATAGAAAATCCAGGGCGAGGCCATCAAAATGAGCGAAGCTCACAGCATCGTAGTCTTCGACAGTGCTTGCTGACGGTGTCCAGCCTGCGGCGACAAGGAGACGGCTCAGCCAGTGGGTTTCGAGTTTTGGAGCATCGGAAACCAGAATAAAGCCCTCGATTTTGGGCATCAGCTGTTGGGCGACGTCTTCAACGGTCGGGGCGGTCTCCAGATCCGACATCGAAATCCCATGCACAGCTTCGCTTTGCCTCGACCAATCCGCACGATTCCAGACCGATGCTGGCCGTATCAGCGACGACCATGTCTGAACCTGGTTGCCTTCAATCCATGATATGCCGACTTCGATCGGCCAGCTCTCTGCCGATAGAGATGAGGCTTCGAAATCCAGGGCCATGAGTGTTTCTATATTTTTGCCGGTCATCGAATTCATGTGATCTGTGGCCGTATCTAGTTTTCTGCTGAGCGAGTTCGAGGCTGTTTCCATCATCGAAGGCCAGATCGAGACCATTGCAAATAAATGGGATTGCGCGTAGCCCGATAGCTCAGTTGGTTAGCCTCTTATCGCGAACAGGTCCGGCTGCCGCACGTCGATTTTTAAAATTCTGGTTATTCCTCGCCTTTCAAAATCCTCTGGAATGATCTCTTCGCCAACGGCCTCCGGCGTGCGGGATATCCCTTTTCTCTCGTCCAGCCTGGAGCGCCAATCGTTCAATTGGAAGATCGTAGGCAGCCCAATATCGGTCGCGCGACCTTCATAGGACGGGATGATTTCTTCCATATATCGCTCAATTGGAAGGTCTTCCTGCAATCGCTGAA includes:
- a CDS encoding metallophosphoesterase translates to MRILVTADWHLDFWWRSYRDPFATFRSIFDGLDALVLAGDLANNPSQNWPRGLEQLSRLINPAKVFILPGNHDYYQWQLDGDERLKSFVEDAGMRFIQKEALELGGVRFLCCTLWTDFCLTGDRGAAIRQASYRMTDYDRIRIDGRMVHPDDTIGVHADHLEWLTRKIQEPFDGRTVIVGHHAPSPCVAGPVDDLTPCFASGLDGWILRHSPDLWLFGHTHRHLSGQVGRTPIVNVSFGYPENVRADAEADVLLRGLIDTDKAGLLAREA